Proteins encoded by one window of Sphingosinicella sp. BN140058:
- the ftsZ gene encoding cell division protein FtsZ, with translation MSIDFIRPEVDELRPRISVIGVGGAGGNAVANMIANDVQGVDFIVANTDAQALNASPADHRIQLGLRITQGLGAGSRPEIGKAAAEEAIQEIEEALEGAHMCFIAAGMGGGTGTGAAPVIAKVARDKGVLTVGVVTKPFSFEGNRRGRSAEAGINELQQHVDTLIVIPNQNLFRIANPNTTFKEAFAMADEVLQQGVRGITDLMVMPGLINLDFADVRSVMGEMGKAMMGTGEASGDNRAIEAAEKAIANPLLDGVSMRGARGVIISITGGEDMRLMEVDEAASHIKELVDPDANIIWGSAFNTELDGKIRVSVVATGIEAEAVTQAPPQPAKVFAFPGASRSSEAKTSAPPEAPVAEAVPAETQAQASSAAELDLAAEQSGTLNLDTPAPEGGDELLLDSGAIIEGEEGGESFIDENVASGPESRAPSGSRSWITGEEPQAAAPRPARGNTGGGTLFERMSNIARGADKAQVEEEPAPRMRRDPLDIPRFLGRQNNQ, from the coding sequence ATGAGCATCGACTTCATTCGTCCCGAAGTGGATGAATTGCGGCCCCGGATCAGTGTGATCGGTGTCGGTGGCGCCGGCGGCAATGCCGTCGCCAACATGATTGCGAACGACGTCCAGGGCGTCGATTTCATCGTCGCGAACACCGACGCGCAGGCGCTCAACGCCTCGCCCGCCGATCACCGCATTCAGCTCGGCCTGCGCATCACCCAGGGCCTCGGCGCCGGGTCGCGACCCGAGATCGGCAAGGCCGCTGCGGAAGAAGCGATCCAGGAGATCGAGGAGGCGCTCGAGGGCGCCCACATGTGCTTCATCGCCGCGGGCATGGGTGGCGGCACCGGCACCGGTGCTGCCCCGGTCATCGCCAAGGTCGCGCGCGACAAGGGCGTGCTGACCGTGGGCGTGGTCACCAAGCCGTTCAGCTTCGAGGGCAATCGCCGCGGCCGTTCGGCCGAAGCCGGCATCAACGAGCTCCAGCAGCACGTCGACACGCTGATCGTCATCCCCAACCAGAATCTCTTCCGCATCGCCAATCCGAACACGACCTTCAAGGAAGCGTTCGCGATGGCCGACGAGGTGCTCCAGCAAGGCGTTCGCGGCATTACCGATCTGATGGTGATGCCCGGCCTCATCAATCTCGATTTCGCCGACGTCCGCTCGGTGATGGGCGAGATGGGCAAGGCGATGATGGGCACCGGCGAAGCGTCGGGCGACAATCGGGCGATCGAGGCCGCGGAAAAGGCGATCGCCAATCCGCTGCTCGACGGCGTGTCGATGCGCGGGGCGCGCGGCGTGATCATCTCGATCACCGGCGGCGAGGACATGCGCCTGATGGAAGTCGACGAAGCGGCCAGCCACATCAAGGAACTGGTCGATCCGGACGCCAACATCATCTGGGGTTCGGCCTTCAATACCGAGCTCGACGGCAAGATCCGCGTTTCGGTGGTCGCCACCGGCATAGAGGCCGAAGCGGTCACCCAGGCGCCGCCGCAGCCAGCGAAGGTCTTCGCCTTCCCGGGCGCCAGCCGCAGTTCCGAAGCCAAGACCAGTGCGCCGCCGGAGGCGCCGGTGGCCGAAGCCGTCCCTGCCGAAACGCAGGCACAGGCTTCGTCCGCCGCTGAACTCGATCTTGCAGCGGAGCAGAGCGGCACGCTGAACCTCGACACGCCGGCGCCGGAGGGCGGCGACGAACTGCTGCTGGACAGCGGCGCGATCATCGAAGGCGAAGAGGGCGGCGAAAGCTTCATCGACGAGAATGTCGCGAGCGGTCCCGAGAGCCGCGCGCCGAGCGGTTCGCGCAGCTGGATCACCGGTGAGGAGCCGCAGGCCGCGGCGCCCCGGCCCGCCCGTGGCAATACCGGCGGCGGAACCCTGTTCGAGCGCATGTCCAACATCGCCCGCGGTGCCGACAAGGCGCAGGTGGAAGAAGAGCCCGCGCCGCGCATGCGCCGCGATCCGCTCGACATCCCGCGCTTTCTCGGCCGGCAGAACAACCAGTAA
- a CDS encoding cell division protein FtsQ/DivIB produces the protein MTAKIARGGAAPRPRPKAKTSARGKSGRKPAAPSALSEAVRRISGWILIFMVVAIAIALLLVFRVPQLIGTSVGEAIGEAGFAMKRVEIKGAQKVPQLQIYNIAFDQPTMAMPLIDVEATRQRLLGFGWVRDARVSRRFPDTLVVDIVERKPAAIWQHNQRLALIDMEGVVLEPVRMDAMPDLPLVIGPAANLHASELGRLVDAAPRLQPMMAGASWIGGRRWDIRFQSGEILALPEGEQASKRALANFARMDQATQLLGRGFVRFDMRIPGKFIVRVSSEPGSSVPAIAPETPPKDAPAETPGTPGIDPAQTI, from the coding sequence GTGACGGCAAAGATCGCCCGCGGCGGCGCGGCGCCGCGTCCCCGGCCCAAGGCCAAGACCAGCGCCCGCGGCAAGAGCGGGCGCAAGCCGGCAGCGCCTTCCGCGCTCTCCGAGGCGGTGCGCCGGATCAGCGGGTGGATCCTCATTTTCATGGTGGTCGCGATCGCGATCGCGTTGCTGCTGGTGTTTCGCGTTCCCCAGCTGATCGGCACCAGCGTCGGCGAGGCGATCGGCGAGGCAGGCTTCGCGATGAAACGGGTCGAGATCAAGGGCGCGCAGAAGGTGCCGCAGCTCCAGATCTACAACATCGCATTCGATCAGCCGACCATGGCGATGCCGCTGATCGACGTCGAGGCAACCCGGCAGCGCCTGCTCGGCTTCGGCTGGGTGCGCGACGCCCGGGTCTCGCGCCGCTTCCCCGATACGCTCGTCGTCGACATCGTCGAGCGCAAGCCGGCGGCGATCTGGCAGCACAATCAGCGTCTCGCCCTGATCGATATGGAAGGCGTGGTACTGGAACCGGTGCGGATGGATGCGATGCCCGATCTGCCGCTGGTGATCGGCCCGGCCGCGAATCTCCATGCATCGGAGCTCGGCCGCCTCGTCGATGCGGCGCCGCGTCTCCAGCCGATGATGGCCGGGGCGTCGTGGATCGGCGGCCGCCGCTGGGACATCCGCTTCCAGTCGGGCGAGATCCTCGCGCTTCCGGAAGGCGAGCAGGCGAGCAAGCGCGCGCTGGCCAATTTCGCGCGCATGGATCAGGCGACGCAGCTTCTCGGCCGCGGCTTCGTTCGCTTCGACATGCGGATCCCCGGCAAGTTCATCGTCCGCGTGTCGAGCGAGCCCGGCAGCAGCGTGCCGGCAATCGCCCCCGAGACACCGCCCAAGGATGCTCCGGCCGAGACGCCCGGGACGCCCGGCATCGATCCGGCGCAGACGATCTGA
- a CDS encoding D-alanine--D-alanine ligase, which produces MGGWSAERPVSLMSGAGVADALESLGHRVTRIDMGRDVAARLAEAKPDVVFNALHGTPGEDGTVQGMMDLMGLTYTHSGLVTSVIAIDKELTKQQLVPNGIRMPGGHIVESETLFEGDPMPRPYVVKPVNEGSSVGVAIVTDSGNYGQPIARSTPGPWTEFDRLLAEPFIKGRELTVAVLGDEALAVTELRTKSGFYDFDAKYTEGLTEHVCPADIPDGVRDAALAMALEAHRLLGCRGCSRSDFRWDEEEGESGLYLLEVNTQPGMTPLSLVPEQAKYRGMSYPQLVQRIVDEALRTGGGTE; this is translated from the coding sequence ATGGGCGGCTGGTCCGCGGAGCGGCCGGTCTCGCTGATGAGCGGCGCCGGCGTTGCCGACGCGCTGGAGAGCCTCGGTCACAGGGTCACCCGCATCGACATGGGGCGCGATGTCGCCGCGCGCCTGGCCGAGGCCAAGCCCGACGTCGTCTTCAACGCGCTGCACGGAACGCCGGGTGAGGACGGTACCGTCCAGGGCATGATGGACCTGATGGGCCTCACCTACACCCATTCGGGCCTCGTCACGTCGGTGATCGCGATCGACAAGGAACTGACCAAGCAGCAGCTGGTGCCGAACGGCATCCGCATGCCGGGCGGCCACATCGTCGAAAGCGAGACTCTGTTCGAAGGCGATCCGATGCCGCGGCCGTACGTCGTCAAGCCGGTCAACGAAGGCTCTTCGGTCGGCGTCGCGATCGTGACCGACAGCGGCAATTACGGCCAGCCCATCGCCCGCAGCACGCCCGGGCCCTGGACCGAATTCGATCGCCTGCTCGCCGAGCCGTTCATCAAGGGGCGCGAACTCACCGTCGCGGTGCTGGGCGATGAGGCGCTCGCCGTCACCGAGCTCCGGACCAAATCAGGCTTCTACGATTTCGACGCCAAATATACCGAAGGTCTCACCGAGCATGTCTGCCCGGCCGACATACCGGACGGCGTGCGCGACGCCGCGCTCGCAATGGCTCTGGAGGCACATCGTCTGCTTGGCTGCCGCGGCTGCTCGCGCTCCGACTTTCGCTGGGATGAGGAAGAGGGTGAAAGCGGCCTCTATCTTCTCGAGGTCAACACCCAGCCCGGCATGACCCCGCTCAGCCTGGTGCCGGAGCAGGCGAAATATCGCGGCATGTCGTATCCGCAGCTGGTGCAGCGCATCGTCGACGAAGCGCTTCGGACAGGGGGAGGGACGGAGTGA
- a CDS encoding VWA domain-containing protein, with protein MSVSFRLLSLPAGFLGVAVPIMLLGKVAAPPEEKASATVVLPSLAYAPAVSLPAMSVRQGGAQDVRHFRMIAAEIGLPRPDSLTAEGLFGEHDLTIPATRRRGQLFCLVAEAMPADFPSRSGDLLFAGLGFGSNVPAETWRREPLNLVAVVDKSGSMEGEPLELVRKSLRQIVGQMRAGDQLSIVLYGDRSHVYLPPAEVGSRREAILTAIDRIESAGSTNMEEGLRVGYDTAFATRGDFAGDTRLMLFTDEQPNVGATDAHSFIGMAEAGSKRGVGLTTIGVGVQFDAALATKVSSVRGGNLFFVSNAEEVRSVFAEQLDTMVSELAHDVRITVVPRTGYRLTGVFGVPGGLMNEAQDGAVTITVPTVFFSTKGGGIFVALGRSADRAHLPAARLTPGLPLADVDLRYVAARTGRTGGDRISVANPEVRPSAPLRLAHLLVDEYSVLHDASVAFHISGKPRQAHLLLAALANRIDGSRLPGLAPERKLVSEMLAHAAFASGYGGEQPSRRERARQTAER; from the coding sequence ATGTCCGTCTCGTTTCGATTGCTTTCGCTCCCTGCCGGCTTTCTCGGCGTTGCTGTGCCGATCATGCTGCTGGGAAAGGTGGCTGCGCCGCCGGAGGAGAAGGCATCGGCAACGGTCGTGCTGCCGAGTCTGGCTTATGCGCCGGCCGTATCCCTGCCGGCGATGAGCGTGCGTCAGGGTGGTGCTCAGGACGTCCGCCACTTCCGCATGATCGCTGCCGAGATCGGCCTGCCGCGCCCGGACTCGCTGACCGCCGAGGGGCTCTTCGGGGAACATGATCTGACGATACCCGCCACCCGTCGGCGCGGGCAGCTCTTCTGCCTCGTCGCCGAGGCGATGCCGGCCGATTTTCCGAGCCGTTCCGGCGATCTTCTATTCGCCGGGCTGGGTTTCGGCTCCAACGTCCCTGCGGAAACCTGGCGCCGGGAGCCGCTCAACCTCGTTGCTGTCGTGGACAAATCCGGTTCGATGGAGGGCGAGCCGCTGGAACTCGTCCGGAAGAGCCTTCGCCAGATCGTCGGGCAGATGCGGGCAGGGGACCAGCTCTCGATCGTGCTCTACGGCGATCGATCGCATGTCTATCTCCCGCCCGCCGAGGTCGGCAGCCGTCGCGAGGCGATTCTCACGGCAATCGATCGGATCGAGAGCGCCGGATCGACCAACATGGAGGAGGGGCTGCGCGTCGGCTACGACACTGCATTCGCGACACGCGGAGACTTTGCTGGCGACACCCGGCTGATGCTGTTCACCGACGAACAGCCGAACGTCGGCGCGACGGATGCCCACAGCTTCATCGGCATGGCAGAGGCGGGGTCGAAGCGCGGCGTCGGACTCACCACCATCGGCGTCGGAGTTCAATTCGACGCGGCGCTCGCGACCAAGGTGTCGAGCGTCCGCGGCGGCAATCTGTTCTTCGTCTCGAACGCCGAAGAGGTACGGTCGGTATTTGCCGAGCAGCTCGATACCATGGTGAGCGAGCTCGCTCACGACGTCCGCATCACCGTGGTCCCGCGCACGGGCTATCGACTCACCGGCGTGTTCGGCGTGCCCGGCGGGCTGATGAACGAGGCACAAGATGGTGCGGTGACGATCACCGTCCCAACCGTCTTCTTCAGCACCAAAGGTGGCGGGATCTTCGTCGCGCTCGGCCGATCCGCCGACCGCGCCCATCTCCCCGCCGCACGCCTCACGCCCGGCCTGCCGCTGGCCGATGTCGACTTGCGCTACGTCGCCGCACGCACCGGCAGGACAGGCGGCGACCGAATATCGGTGGCGAACCCCGAAGTGCGGCCGAGCGCACCGCTTCGCCTCGCGCACCTGCTCGTCGACGAATATTCGGTGCTGCACGACGCCTCCGTCGCCTTTCACATCTCCGGCAAGCCGAGGCAGGCCCATCTTCTCCTCGCCGCCCTCGCCAATCGGATCGACGGAAGCCGGCTCCCGGGCCTCGCTCCGGAACGAAAGCTGGTAAGCGAGATGCTTGCGCATGCGGCGTTTGCCTCCGGTTACGGCGGCGAGCAGCCGTCCCGGCGCGAACGAGCGCGACAGACGGCCGAACGCTGA
- the ftsA gene encoding cell division protein FtsA, translating to MKRPTPTPGRRLVTALDVGSSKVSALIAEPGEGGELRILGTGQRQSQGVRRGFIADMERTEVAIREAVEQAERIAATNIEDVFVGFSAGGLVSSVASVELQIGGRRIEPQDIDQLLGVGRQSIDAEGRMILHALPALYTLDGLQGVKKPLGLHADRLAVDIHVIAAEPSPVRNLDLCVRSAHLGVQAIVASPVAAGKACLSEEERELGVALVELGAGVTNVSVFAGGMLVGLKSLGIGGMDITDDIAAAFGTRRVEAERMKCFYGSATTSPRDNHDMIELKPIAGSEEGTEASRITRAQLNSVIRARLEHLTNEIAAALKELGFGGPFGRQVVLTGGGSELKGIADYAQGVLGRAVRIGRPNLRGLPEAHSGPAFTTLVGLAQFAASDELDLRAAVSPEMSVQKQNSGGIVQRLITAFRSGF from the coding sequence ATGAAGAGGCCCACCCCAACGCCCGGTCGCCGCCTGGTCACCGCGCTCGACGTCGGCTCCTCCAAGGTGTCGGCGCTGATCGCCGAACCCGGCGAGGGCGGCGAACTGCGCATCCTCGGCACCGGTCAGCGCCAGAGCCAGGGCGTCCGCCGCGGCTTCATCGCCGACATGGAACGCACGGAGGTCGCCATCCGAGAGGCGGTCGAGCAGGCGGAGCGGATCGCCGCGACCAATATCGAGGACGTCTTCGTCGGCTTCTCGGCGGGCGGCCTGGTCAGCTCGGTGGCGAGCGTCGAGCTGCAGATCGGCGGCCGCCGTATCGAGCCCCAGGACATCGATCAATTGCTCGGCGTCGGCCGCCAGTCGATCGACGCCGAAGGGCGGATGATCCTCCACGCTTTGCCCGCGCTCTACACGCTTGATGGTCTGCAGGGCGTGAAGAAGCCGCTCGGGCTCCATGCCGATCGGCTCGCCGTCGACATTCACGTCATCGCCGCCGAACCATCGCCGGTCCGCAATCTCGATCTGTGCGTCCGCTCCGCCCATCTCGGCGTGCAGGCGATCGTCGCCTCGCCGGTGGCGGCCGGCAAGGCGTGCCTCAGCGAAGAGGAGCGGGAGCTCGGCGTCGCCCTGGTCGAGCTCGGTGCCGGCGTCACCAACGTCTCGGTCTTCGCCGGCGGCATGCTGGTCGGCCTCAAGTCGCTGGGCATCGGCGGCATGGACATCACGGACGATATCGCCGCGGCGTTCGGCACCCGCCGGGTCGAGGCCGAGCGGATGAAGTGCTTCTACGGTTCGGCGACGACGAGCCCGCGCGACAATCACGACATGATCGAGCTGAAGCCGATCGCCGGATCCGAGGAGGGGACGGAGGCGTCCCGTATCACCCGAGCCCAGCTCAACTCCGTGATCCGGGCCCGGCTCGAGCATCTCACCAACGAGATTGCAGCGGCGCTGAAGGAGCTCGGCTTCGGCGGTCCGTTCGGGCGCCAGGTGGTGCTGACGGGCGGCGGCTCGGAGCTGAAGGGCATCGCCGATTACGCCCAGGGCGTGCTCGGCCGTGCGGTCCGGATCGGCCGCCCGAACTTGCGCGGCCTGCCCGAAGCACATTCGGGCCCGGCCTTCACCACCCTGGTCGGGCTGGCCCAGTTCGCGGCTTCGGACGAACTCGATCTGCGGGCCGCCGTGTCGCCGGAGATGAGTGTCCAGAAACAGAACAGCGGCGGCATCGTTCAGCGCTTGATTACCGCCTTCAGGAGCGGCTTTTGA
- a CDS encoding NAD-dependent epimerase/dehydratase family protein yields MRVALIGATGLVGAALGECLAATGHELHRLQRRESGGAGKVHFADSREWPEIVTRLRPDAAISTLGTTLKAAGSRAAFRAVDFDMVVDFARAAREAGARRMIAVSSVGANAGARAFYLRTKGEMEAALAALGFGRLDILRPGLLLGDRSGDHRTVERIGMMLSPLMNLLLPGSLDRFGAIEAEVVARAITKLLALERPGAHIHHNREIRRLAAA; encoded by the coding sequence ATGCGCGTCGCGCTGATCGGCGCGACGGGGCTGGTCGGTGCGGCGCTGGGTGAATGCCTTGCCGCGACAGGCCATGAGCTCCACCGACTGCAGCGGCGCGAGAGCGGTGGGGCAGGCAAGGTGCATTTCGCCGATTCTCGTGAGTGGCCGGAGATCGTCACGCGATTGCGCCCGGACGCGGCGATCTCCACGCTCGGCACGACGCTGAAGGCCGCCGGCTCCCGGGCCGCGTTTCGCGCCGTCGACTTCGACATGGTCGTCGATTTCGCCCGCGCCGCGCGCGAGGCCGGGGCCAGGCGGATGATCGCGGTCTCCTCGGTCGGCGCCAACGCGGGTGCCCGCGCCTTCTACCTGCGCACCAAGGGCGAGATGGAGGCGGCGCTCGCCGCACTCGGCTTTGGGCGGCTCGACATCCTCCGGCCCGGTCTGCTGCTCGGGGATCGAAGCGGCGACCATCGCACCGTCGAGCGGATCGGGATGATGCTGAGCCCGCTCATGAACCTCCTCCTCCCGGGATCGCTCGACCGCTTCGGTGCCATCGAAGCGGAGGTGGTTGCCCGAGCCATCACGAAGCTGCTGGCGCTTGAGCGCCCGGGCGCCCATATCCACCACAATCGCGAGATCCGGCGTCTTGCTGCCGCCTGA
- a CDS encoding deoxyguanosinetriphosphate triphosphohydrolase: MKPLADCAADPAQSRGRLHGDSKGGTRGPRDAFQRDRDRIIHSVPFRRLRHKTQVFIAPDGDHFRVRLTHSLEVAQIGRVIARSLGLNEDLTEALCLAHDIGHSPFGHSGEDALEEALAGAGGFDHNANTIRVLTQLETPYPLHPGLNLTWETLEGLAKHNGPVAHASWALAEADAEFSLDLLTFPSLEAQIAAIADDIAYDNHDIDDGLRSGLFTLEELLTVPFVARAWRAVRARYPDVSESRLHAELVRDQIGLMVNDVLAETQRRVAAAGVESVDDIRAAGVPLAGFSAALAAEERQLKRFLYAHMYNAPPVAAVRVEAQKIVTGLAGAYAADPFLLPQDWRPVDGDPVATLRAVGDFIAGMTDRYAIRQYRELIGPIALPEGF; this comes from the coding sequence GTGAAGCCGCTTGCCGATTGCGCCGCCGATCCCGCGCAAAGCCGGGGCCGGCTCCATGGCGATTCCAAGGGCGGCACGCGCGGACCGCGCGACGCCTTTCAGCGCGACCGCGACCGCATCATCCATTCGGTTCCGTTCCGCCGCCTCCGCCACAAGACCCAGGTCTTCATCGCGCCCGACGGCGATCATTTCCGGGTTCGGCTGACCCACAGCCTGGAAGTGGCCCAGATCGGCCGGGTGATCGCCCGGTCGCTCGGCCTCAACGAGGATCTGACCGAGGCGCTGTGTCTCGCCCACGATATCGGCCATTCGCCGTTCGGCCATTCCGGCGAGGACGCGCTGGAGGAGGCGCTCGCCGGGGCAGGCGGGTTCGATCACAATGCCAACACCATCCGGGTGCTGACGCAGCTCGAGACTCCCTATCCGCTCCACCCAGGCCTCAATCTCACTTGGGAAACGCTTGAGGGCCTCGCCAAGCATAACGGACCGGTCGCCCACGCGAGCTGGGCACTGGCGGAGGCCGACGCCGAGTTTTCGCTCGATCTCCTGACCTTCCCGAGCCTCGAGGCGCAGATCGCGGCGATCGCCGACGACATCGCCTACGACAATCACGACATCGACGACGGCCTGCGCTCCGGCCTGTTCACGCTCGAAGAGCTGCTGACCGTGCCGTTCGTCGCCCGCGCCTGGCGGGCGGTCCGCGCCCGCTACCCCGATGTCTCGGAAAGCCGGCTTCACGCCGAGCTGGTTCGCGATCAGATCGGCCTGATGGTCAACGATGTGCTGGCGGAGACCCAGCGCCGGGTCGCCGCGGCGGGGGTGGAAAGTGTCGACGATATCCGCGCCGCCGGCGTGCCGCTGGCCGGCTTCTCAGCCGCGCTCGCGGCGGAGGAGCGTCAACTCAAGAGGTTCCTCTACGCGCACATGTACAATGCGCCGCCGGTCGCGGCGGTGCGCGTCGAGGCGCAGAAGATCGTCACCGGATTGGCCGGCGCCTATGCCGCCGATCCCTTCCTTCTGCCGCAGGACTGGCGTCCGGTCGACGGCGATCCGGTCGCCACTCTGCGGGCAGTCGGGGATTTCATCGCCGGCATGACGGATCGCTACGCTATCCGGCAATATCGCGAATTGATCGGCCCGATTGCCCTTCCGGAGGGCTTCTAA
- a CDS encoding SPOR domain-containing protein, whose protein sequence is MTKSQTIGARFGLAILGASTMLAAAPGWAQGGAGYTESPAAALSRNLNSLAANPRSLAPLMGAGRAALELGDAQAALTFFGRAQEIAPQDGRIKMWIGSALAHLQQAQGAQKFFAEALSLGVPEADLAGERGLAFDIAGDPRSAQRDYRLSLQRNRDPEITRRLALSLAISGERDSALRLLDEQLRARDHDAERTRILILALTGDSTGAVNAVQASMPHGRGSAMAPFLQRLTLLNPAERAAAVHLGIFPQSGRSAGPVPNTFASANPVQAGTPDPRQAGLGGMATLRRDDKVQTAGVAAPRMPTTSAAAAPQSPQQRPSWAFTARSLSQMPAPKSPGIELKSGGASAGTLAPPVRVASNIAAAPAPAAQTPPPAANQARAPAGSAPVQFANSGTAGQPTQRAAAPSINSASIQPAPILAPADAQLAQSTVLNPAPKAFVPVAPQPAQASTGTIPVQQSQASITAPPTPTAATQQPIQSAARETAPSPGFSLLQPAASRPMELASADVPRTAPATTPEPAPGVEETSRTSRLADVAATIASLPDLAPPAVTAPKPAPVREPKAAPKPAAPKPEKLAVLTKPAAKKDDKAATKDPAAKGPAAKKPAEAAAKKPAAEPARVWVQVAGGANKTTLPKEYERLQAKAPKLLAARSAWTAPLKATNRLLVGPFKTEKEAQAFVNELAKSKLSGFAWSSEAGQKVEKLSAR, encoded by the coding sequence ATGACGAAATCGCAGACGATCGGCGCCCGGTTCGGCCTTGCCATCCTGGGGGCGAGCACGATGCTTGCCGCAGCGCCCGGATGGGCGCAGGGCGGCGCGGGCTACACCGAGAGCCCTGCTGCCGCGCTGTCGCGCAACCTCAACAGTCTCGCCGCCAACCCGCGCAGCCTCGCGCCGCTGATGGGGGCCGGCCGCGCCGCGCTCGAGCTCGGTGACGCCCAGGCCGCCTTGACCTTCTTCGGCCGCGCGCAGGAGATTGCGCCGCAGGACGGGCGGATCAAGATGTGGATCGGCTCGGCCCTCGCCCATCTTCAGCAGGCGCAGGGCGCCCAGAAATTCTTCGCCGAGGCGCTGAGCCTCGGCGTGCCCGAAGCGGATCTGGCCGGAGAGCGCGGTCTCGCCTTCGACATTGCCGGCGATCCGCGCAGCGCGCAGCGCGACTACCGGCTTTCCCTGCAGCGCAATCGCGATCCGGAAATCACCCGCCGTCTCGCGCTGTCGCTTGCGATCAGCGGCGAGCGCGATTCTGCGCTTCGCCTGCTCGACGAGCAGCTTCGCGCGCGCGACCATGATGCCGAGCGCACGCGCATCCTGATCCTGGCGCTCACCGGCGATTCGACAGGTGCGGTCAACGCGGTCCAGGCCTCGATGCCGCACGGCCGCGGCAGCGCGATGGCGCCCTTCCTTCAGCGCCTCACCTTGCTCAACCCGGCCGAACGCGCCGCCGCCGTGCATCTCGGCATCTTCCCGCAATCCGGTCGAAGCGCCGGGCCGGTGCCCAACACCTTCGCCTCGGCCAACCCGGTTCAGGCCGGCACGCCCGATCCGCGCCAGGCCGGCCTCGGCGGCATGGCCACCCTGCGCCGAGACGACAAGGTCCAGACCGCCGGGGTCGCCGCGCCGCGGATGCCGACCACTTCCGCCGCCGCCGCGCCGCAATCGCCCCAGCAGCGCCCCAGCTGGGCCTTCACCGCCCGCAGCCTGTCGCAGATGCCGGCCCCGAAGAGTCCCGGTATCGAGCTCAAGTCCGGCGGCGCTTCGGCCGGCACCCTGGCGCCGCCGGTTCGGGTCGCCTCGAACATCGCGGCAGCGCCGGCGCCCGCCGCGCAGACGCCCCCGCCCGCCGCAAACCAGGCGAGGGCACCGGCCGGCTCCGCGCCGGTCCAGTTCGCCAATTCGGGCACCGCAGGGCAGCCGACGCAGAGGGCGGCAGCCCCGTCGATCAATTCTGCCTCGATCCAGCCTGCGCCGATCCTCGCCCCCGCGGATGCGCAATTGGCGCAGTCGACCGTCCTCAACCCGGCGCCCAAGGCTTTCGTCCCGGTAGCGCCGCAACCGGCCCAGGCGTCCACGGGTACGATCCCTGTTCAGCAGAGCCAGGCGTCCATCACCGCGCCGCCGACGCCCACCGCCGCGACCCAGCAGCCGATCCAGTCGGCCGCGCGGGAGACGGCGCCGTCGCCCGGCTTCTCGCTGCTGCAGCCCGCGGCATCCCGGCCGATGGAACTCGCCTCCGCGGACGTCCCGCGTACGGCGCCAGCCACGACGCCCGAGCCGGCGCCGGGCGTCGAGGAGACGTCGCGGACCAGCCGCCTTGCGGACGTCGCCGCGACCATCGCGTCGCTTCCCGATCTGGCGCCGCCGGCAGTGACCGCGCCGAAGCCGGCACCGGTTCGCGAGCCGAAGGCAGCGCCGAAGCCGGCCGCCCCGAAGCCGGAGAAGCTGGCGGTTCTGACGAAGCCGGCGGCTAAGAAGGACGACAAGGCTGCCACCAAGGACCCCGCTGCAAAGGGCCCAGCCGCCAAGAAACCGGCAGAGGCGGCCGCCAAGAAGCCCGCTGCCGAACCCGCGCGGGTCTGGGTGCAGGTTGCCGGCGGTGCCAACAAGACCACCTTGCCCAAGGAATATGAGCGGCTCCAGGCGAAGGCGCCGAAGCTCCTTGCCGCCCGCAGCGCATGGACGGCGCCGCTCAAAGCCACTAACCGCCTCCTCGTCGGACCCTTCAAGACCGAAAAGGAAGCCCAGGCATTCGTGAACGAGCTCGCCAAGTCGAAACTGAGCGGCTTCGCTTGGAGCAGCGAGGCGGGTCAGAAGGTCGAGAAGCTCTCGGCCAGGTGA